One Setaria viridis chromosome 3, Setaria_viridis_v4.0, whole genome shotgun sequence DNA window includes the following coding sequences:
- the LOC117850721 gene encoding transcription factor IBH1 codes for MARKRTARPPPPPPPNPNPNPNRRAVASSAATAPDPASGSASPSKRMLAFHFLRALARIHSATPVPRRTRNIRRAAYSSMARAANPRRAWTQALLRQVRVCRAMRSRRAVLLRRRVSGAPPAASPAPPLGAARSTVSAAGGTSAAAAALPRGGPPPRQAGEPARADALRRLVPGGSEMEYCSLLDETADYLRCLRAQVQLMQNLVDLFSGQ; via the coding sequence ATGGCACGGAAGAGAACGGCGcgcccaccaccgcctccgccgccaaaccctaaccctaaccctaaccgcCGCGCCgtggccagcagcgccgccaccgccccggaCCCGGCGTCGGGCTCGGCATCGCCGTCCAAGCGCATGCTGGCCTTCCACTTCCTCCGCGCGCTGGCCCGGATCCACAGCGCCACCCCCGTGCCGCGCCGCACGCGCAACATCCGCCGCGCGGCCTACTCGTCCATGGCGCGCGCCGCCAACCCGCGCCGCGCGTGGACGCAGGCGCTGCTCCGCCAGGTGCGCGTGTGCAGGGCGATGAGGTCGAGGCGCGCGGTCCTGCTGCGGAGGCGCGTCTCCGGCGCGCCACCAGCTGCATCGCCAGCGCCTCCACTCGGCGCCGCCAGGAGCACCGTCTCTGCCGCCGGagggacgtcggcggcggcggcggctttgcCCAGGGGCGGGCCGCCTCCGCGGCAGGCGGGGGAGCCGGCGAGGGCCGACGCGCTCCGGCGGCTGGTCCCCGGCGGCAGCGAGATGGAGTACTGCAGCCTCCTCGACGAGACCGCCGACTACCTGCGATGCCTCCGCGCGCAGGTGCAGCTTATGCAGAACCTCGTCGACCTCTTCTCCGGCCAATGA
- the LOC117849891 gene encoding uncharacterized protein, with the protein MMSRFAQIGKSRKLAQTLLVSSKPSTASGQNIGSSFASGLGYSGRALLHGRVHNGPSTSYILGRANESLHWSTGVRKFSVLSSCSQNAFQSQLAWKRLMAMGSRAPKASPFLSRVACAVSLAVSRSNLAPYLFAFIAGEVMLAQKTSADGEYYPIRERAQDGRIYITSLIYSAVEMVIIILRSIYLALLFTPSILMAPFAETLGSKYRKTWLRLVHRTLELAGPAFIKWGQWAATRPDLFASDLCTELSKLHTKAPAHSFKYTKKTVEKAFGRKLSDIFENFEENPVASGSVAQVHRAVLRFRYPNQQTKRVTVAVKVRHPGVGDSIRRDFSIINAVAKISRYIPTLNWLRLDESVQQFAVFMMSQVDLAREAAHLSRFIYNFRRWKDVSFPRPLYPLVHPAVLVETYEHGESVSHYVDDLEGHDRIKSALAHIGTHALLKMLLVDNFVHADMHPGNILVRVVQPKNSNNTLIKSRPHVVFLDVGMTAELSSNDRVNLLEFFKAVARRDGRTAAESTLKLSKQQNCPNPKAFIEEVERSFSFWGTTEGDAVHPAECMHQLLEQVRRHKVNIDGNVCTVMVTTLVLEGWQRKLDPDYNVMKTLQTLLFKEDWAKSLQYTIQGLMAP; encoded by the exons ATGATGTCAAG GTTTGCGCAGATAGGGAAGAGCAGAAAACTTGCTCAAACCCTGTTAGTTTCCTCAAAACCCAGTACTGCTAGTGGGCAAAACATTGGTTCAAGCTTTGCATCTGGTTTGGGGTATTCTGGCAGGGCCTTATTGCATGGGAGGGTTCATAATGGCCCAAGCACTTCATACATTCTTGGAAGAGCAAATGAGAGCTTACACTGGAGCACTGGTGTGAGAAAGTTCTCAGTTCTTTCGTCTTGTAGCCAGAATGCATTTCAGAGCCAACTTGCTTGGAAGCGACTTATGGCAATGGGTTCTCGTGCACCAAAAGCATCTCCATTTCTGAGTAGGGTTGCTTGTGCCGTTAGCTTGGCTGTGAGTAGATCTAATTTAGCTCCTTATCTCTTCGCTTTCATAGCGGGAGAAGTAATGCTAGCTCAGAAGACATCTGCAGATGGAGAGTACTACCCAATACGTGAGCGAGCTCAGGATGGCCGTATTTATATCACCTCTTTGATATATTCGGCAGTGGAGATGGTTATTATAATCCTCAGATCAATATATTTGGCATTGCTGTTCACTCCGAGTATACTGATGGCCCCATTTGCAGAGACTCTGGGCAGTAAGTATAGGAAAACATGGCTTCGACTTGTTCATCGTACTTTGGAGCTGGCAGGTCCTGCATTTATCAAGTGGGGTCAATGGGCTGCAACACGCCCTGATCTGTTTGCAAGTGACCTTTGCACTGAGTTGTCAAAGCTGCACACAAAAGCACCAGCTCACAGCTTTAAGTATACCAAGAAAACTGTTGAGAAAGCTTTTGGTCGGAAGCTATCTGACATTTTTGAGAACTTTGAAGAGAACCCTGTTGCATCTGGAAGTGTTGCTCAAGTGCATCGAGCTGTTTTACGATTCCGGTATCCCAATCAGCAGACAAAGCGTGTAACAGTTGCAGTAAAAGTAAGACATCCTGGTGTTGGAGATTCAATACGGAGGGATTTCAGTATCATTAATGCAGTAGCGAAAATTTCTAGATATATCCCCACATTAAATTGGTTGCGTCTGGATGAGAGTGTGCAACAGTTTGCTGTCTTCATGATGTCTCAAGTTGACCTTGCAAGGGAAGCTGCTCATTTGAGCCggtttatctacaacttccgAAGATGGAAGGATGTGTCTTTCCCAAGACCTCTTTATCCACTTGTTCATCCTGCTGTTTTGGTTGAGACTTACGAGCATGGAGAGAGTGTTTCACACTATGTAGATGACCTTGAGGGACATGATCGAATTAAAAGTGCTCTGGCCCATATTGGCACTCATGCACTCTTGAAAATGCTACTG GTTGATAATTTCGTCCATGCAGATATGCACCCTGGAAATATTTTAGTCCGTGTTGTACAACCAAAAAACTCAAATAACACCCTTATAAAGTCAAGGCCACATGTAGTCTTCCTTGATGTAGGAATGACCGCTGAACTTTCAAGTAATGACCGTGTGAATTTACTTGAGTTTTTCAAGGCTGTTGCTCGCCGAGATGGTCGTACAGCTGCAGAAAGTACTTTAAAGTTGTCAAAACAGCAGAATTGTCCAAATCCGAAAGCTTTCATTGAG GAAGTTGAGCGATCATTCTCTTTTTGGGGCACCACTGAGGGTGACGCTGTCCACCCAGCTGAGTGTATGCACCAGCTTCTTGAGCAAGTTCGACGTCACAAAGTGAACATCGACGGCAATGTTTGCACTGTTATGGTGACTACATTAGTCCTTGAG GGCTGGCAACGCAAGTTGGATCCAGATTACAATGTTATGAAGACACTACAGACTTTACTTTTTAAAGAAGACTGGGCAAAGTCCCTTCAATACACGATCCAAGGGCTCATGGCGCCTTAG